The proteins below are encoded in one region of Engraulis encrasicolus isolate BLACKSEA-1 chromosome 1, IST_EnEncr_1.0, whole genome shotgun sequence:
- the LOC134457948 gene encoding keratin, type I cytoskeletal 9-like yields MEVDVEEGQLEVEWGQLDVDVDVDLEVDVEWGQLEMEVELDGGGVGLVGRGGGGGVGPVGGGVGPVGGGGGRGVGPVGGGGGVGLVGCGRGRGVGPVGGGGGRGRAARGRRRGGGGGRNPQVSDEIRATIIDHVVNHGLSLREAGERVQPVVNRNTVASIVRTFQLENRIERLPCTGGRPKVFNAEQEVAIVNMVIANNAIRLRDIRRAVIDDDDGIFSNINTVSLTTIDRVLKRHHVAMKELYRVPFQRNSEAVKETLCNFFIVPCHDAVSEHHQFVFVDEAGFNLCKVRRRRRNLIGHRATISVPVPKAFGAY; encoded by the exons ATGGAGGTGGACGTGGAAGAGGGCCAGTTGGAGGTGGAGTGGGGCCAGTTggacgtggacgtggacgtggactTGGAGGTGGACGTGGAGTGGGGCCagttggagatggaggtggagttgg ATGGAGGTGGAGTTGGACTAGTTGgacgtggaggtggaggtggagtggggCCAGTTGGAGGTGGAGTGGGGCcagttggaggtggaggtggacgtGGAGTGGGGCcagttggaggtggaggtggagttgggCTAGTTGGatgtggacgtggacgtggagTGGGGCcagttggaggtggaggtggtagagGAAGGGCTGCACGGGGACGAAgacgtggtggaggaggaggtcgaAATCCTCAGGTTTCGGATGAAATCCGAGCTACAATTATTGACCATGTGGTGAACCATGGCCTGTCCCTCAGGGAGGCTGGGGAAAGAGTCCAGCCTGTGGTCAATAGGAACACAGTGGCCTCAATAGTCCGCACTTTTCAGCTGGAAAACAG AATCGAAAGGCTGCCGTGCACTGGAGGAAGACCGAAAGTGTTTAATGCTGAGCAGGAGGTGGCAATTGTCAATATGGTTATAGCGAACAACGCCATCAGGCTCCGTGACATCAGGCGAGCtgtgattgatgatgatgatggcatatTCAGTAATATCAACACAGTCAGTCTTACAACCATTGACCGTGTCCTGAAGAGGCACCATGTTGCTATGAAGGAGCTGTACAGAGTTCCTTTTCAAAGGAACTCAGAAGcagttaaagaaacactatgcaactttttcatagtc CCTTGTCATGATGCAGTTTCTGAACACCACCAGTTTGTTTTTGTGGACGAAGCTGGCTTCAACCTGTGCAAGGTTAGACGGCGTAGGAGGAACCTAATTGGGCACAGAGCCACAATTTCTGTGCCTG